In Heptranchias perlo isolate sHepPer1 chromosome 7, sHepPer1.hap1, whole genome shotgun sequence, a genomic segment contains:
- the cryba2a gene encoding beta-crystallin A2a, producing the protein MTTQPMDIMGQWKVTVWEEQNFQGKRCEFMLECPNIMERGFNKIRSIKVECGPWAGYEYPEFQGQQFILEKGDYPRWDAWSGNSGYRTEHLLSFRPIKCANHSDSKITLYENENFQGRKFELCDDYPSLQAMGWCNKEVASIKVNSGAWVAYQYPGYRGYQYILERDRHNGEFKNYNEYSTQAHTNQMQSIRRIQH; encoded by the exons ATGACAACCCAACCTATGGATATCATGGGACAGTGGAAAGTCACTGTCTGGGAAGAGCAAAACTTCCAGGGAAAACGGTGTGAGTTTATGCTGGAATGTCCCAACATCATGGAGCGGGGATTCAACAAGATCCGCTCCATCAAGGTGGAATGTGGACC CTGGGCGGGTTATGAGTATCCAGAGTTCCAGGGACAGCAGTTCATTCTGGAGAAGGGTGATTACCCACGCTGGGATGCCTGGAGTGGAAACAGTGGCTACAGGACAGAGCACCTGCTCTCCTTCCGCCCCATCAAATGCGCT aaccacagtgaCAGTAAGATCACCCTGTACGAAAATGAGAACTTCCAAGGCCGCAAGTTTGAGCTGTGTGACGATTACCCTTCTCTGCAGGCCATGGGCTGGTGTAACAAGGAAGTTGCTTCCATCAAGGTCAACTCTGGAGC GTGGGTTGCCTACCAGTACCCAGGATACAGGGGCTACCAGTACATCcttgagagagacaggcacaacGGTGAGTTCAAGAACTACAATGAGTACAGCACCCAGGCCCATACCAACCAGATGCAGTCCATCCGCCGAATCCAACACTAG